The DNA segment TTTTTTAAGAGCTTCTGCAAAACATTCGGATCAATATTTACGTAACTGCCATAGTCCGAAGGACGAAGGTTATCTAAAATCATCTGCTCAATCCTCGGTTCAAGCGTGAGTACCGGCAATTTTTTTTGAGGATTCAGGAAGGGCTGTACAATCTGGCGGGCCAAGCCTTGCCGGACATGTTCGGTAAGCCTGTCGATATCTTTTGTCAAAGGAGCACTATCCGCGAGCGTTTCCAGGATCGTCACCAGATCTCTGACCGATACCCTTTCCCGCAGCAAATTGCTGAGCACCTTCTGAACCTGCCCCAGGCTGAGCAGGTCAGGAATAAGCTCTTCAACGACTGCCGGTGACTGTTCCTTGGCATGGTCCATTAACTTCTTCACATCCTGCCGGCTGATAATCTCATGGGCATGCGTTTTAAGAATTTCCGTCAGATGGGTCGCGAGTACTGTCGGTGCATCGACGACGGTATATCCGGAAAGTTCTGCCTGCTCTCTGACCGACGCACTAATCCATTTGGCATCAAGGCCAAAGGCCGGTTCTTTGGTCGGAACGCCCTGGATGGAATCATCCTCGATCCCCCCGCTGAAAGCCAGATAATGATCGGTCATCAGTTCCCCGGAAGCAACCTCAGCGCCTTTGAGTTTGATCGTATACTGATTCGGCTGCAGGTTCATATTATCCCTGACCCTGATCACCGGAACAATAAATCCAAGTTCCCCAGCCAGCTGCTTGCGGATCAGAATAATCCTGTCCAAAAGATCCCCTCCCTGACCGGCGTCAACCAGCGAAATCAGCGCATAGCCGATCTCCAGCTCCATATGATCCATTCCAAGCATATTCATCACATTTTCAGGCTTTTTGGTTTCATCCATATCGTTTTTAACCGCCGCCGCCGATTCTATCTTGGCTGCCTGAGCAGTGCTGCGCTGAAGATAGTAACCCATGCCGGCAGTAGCTGCGGCAAACATCAGCATAGGTACACGAGGCATACCAAAAATAGCAAGGGCTATCAATACCCCGGAAGTAATATAGAGCGCCTTTGGCGTCCTGAAGAGCTGTTTGGCCAGATCCTGGCCAAGATTACTGTCCGATGCGGCTCTTGTCACGACGAGACCTGTGGCTGTGGAAATAAGCAGCGCCGGGATCTGGGTTACCAGACCGTCTCCGATCGTCAGCAGCGTATAGGTGTATAGCGCGTCGGTTACCGCCATGCCCTTGGTTACCATCCCGATAATGAAGCCACCGATAATGTTAATCAGCAGGATAATAATTGCCGCAATGGCATCCCCTTTGACAAACTTGCTGGCCCCGTCCATCGCGCCGTAAAAATCCGCTTCCTGCTGGATATTGTGTCTTCGGGTCCTGGCTTCCTGATCCGTGATGATGCCGGCGTTCAGGTCGGCATCGATGCTCATCTGTTTCCCAGGCATTGCATCCAGGGTAAAGCGAGCCCCGACTTCAGATACGCGTTCCGCGCCTTTGGTGATGACCAGAAACTGTACCACGACCAGGATACAGAACACAATAAAGCCAACAATCGGATTTCCCTGGATGACAAACTCTCCAAACTGCTGAATGACCTGCCCCGCCTCAGCCTCAAGCAAAATCAGTTTCGTCGTGGAAAGGTTCAGGGCCAGTCGAAACAGTGTCATGGTCAGCAGCAAAGAAGGCAGTACGGAAAACTCCAATGGATCCTTTGTAAAGACAGTCAGCAGAAGAATCAGAACTGATCCTGTAATGTTTAAGGTAATAAGAAAATCAAGCCAGCCTGCGGGTACGCCAAGGACCATGACGACAATAATGCCGACGATGCCGATGGCTGCGATAATATCCGTATTTCTTGCTAATCCGCCCGCACGAGTTGTCGTGGCCATTTTGTCGTATCCTCCTTTACTTGATTCTGTGTTTTCGATAATGATCCTTGAATATATCTATTATACTATTGGCTAAAGAAAAATCGCTTTTCGGGTAGGTCTCCGTAATATATAGCCGCTTTCGGCCATTGCGTCCTCCTTGACGCAAAAGGCCGCGCTACGCACTCCATGCTCCGCTGACGCTGGCTATATATTACGGAGACTTATCTCTGAAGCTATCTTTGTTTTGGGTATTTCTTCAAGAAGTTTACTGTTTGCATGTTCTCATAGCTTGGAATGGATCTGCAAGTATAATACTCTTCAAATGACTACTAAGCTGATTAGAAAGCATAAACAATCTTCAGGATAAGACTTACATAAGCAATCATAAGATCAGTCTGCGTGCCACAGTTCCGCGGCGAGCGGAGCCTGGATGGCGCAGCGCGGCCTTTTGTGCCATGGATGGCACAACGGCCGAAAGCGGAATTGTGGCACGCAGACTTGCCCTAGCAAAACGGTTTTGTAATAAAGGTTAAGTTAATCAAGCAATCATATCATGCAGTACTCGCTCCCGCTAAGCGGAATAGGATCGTCTCTTCTTGTTGAGACGGAAGACAAACGCGAGGACTTCGGCGACCGCCTTGTATAGCTCCCCCGGCACAACCTGTCCCAGTTCAACTTGGGAATAAAGCGATCTGGCCAAAGGCTTGTTTTCCATAATCACAATCTTGTTTTCCTTGGCAACCTCCCTGATTCTTAAAGCAATCTCGTTCTGACCTTTCGCAACCACATAAGGCGCAGGATATTTGGCTGTATCATATTTTAAGGCGACTGCATAATGCGTCGGGTTTGTAATGACGACATCTGCCTGCTTCAGGTCCTCCATCATTCTGCGCATAGCCATCATGCGCTGGCGTTTCTTAATCTGGCTCTTAATGAGCGGATCTCCCTCAGTCTGTTTATATTCTTCTTTGATTTCTTCCTGGGACATTCTGAGGTTTTTCTCATAGTCCCACCATTGATAAAGGAAATCGGCAAATGCAATAACCAGAAAGGCCAGCGCTATTTTCCAGGCCATTTCAAACAACAACCCGCTTAGGAAAATGAGGGACTGACCAACTTCTGCTCCTTGCAGTGCCGAAAATACATCGATGTTCTTTCGAATGACATCGATAAGAAAATAACCAATCACCAGCACTTTGAACAAGGACTTAACCAAATTGACCAGGGCCTTTAGACCAAACATTCTTTTGACCCCTTCAACAGGACTCATTCTTGAGAATTTCGGGATCATAGGCTCGGTAATGAACACCGGCCCCGTTTGCAGAAAATTTACGGCAAAGGCGATCACCAGCGCGGCAGCAAATACCGGAGCCAGGATCAGCAGGCACTGCCAGGAAACATCGATGACAACCTTCCAGAGGGACTGAATATTCCAGTCCACGGAGAGACTTGCTGTATACGTAAAAATGTTAGCTAACCTTTGAAACACATATGGCAGCCATATTTTCAGCAAACCGATAATTGCCAGAAGCATTACTGCCGAAGTCAGTTCCTGACTTTTAAGTATCTGGCCTTTTTTACGAGCGTCCTGCTTTTTCTTGGGAGTCGCCGGGAACCTTTTCTCAGCTATACACTCCACCCCCTGAACAGTTCAAAAATCCACTGCATCGTAATATCGAAAACTCTGGATACCGTATCTCCAAAGAAAGCAATCATCAAATACAGCATGGCCAAGCCAAAAATGATCTTTACCGGGAATATCACGGAAAACATATTCAGCTGCGGTACGATCTTCGCTAAAAGGCCGACACCGACATCCGCCAGTAATATGGCGCCAAAGACCGGCATTGCAATCTGCAGCGATAAACTTAAGACCTTCCCGGTAATTTCAATAAAAAATTCTGCGCCATAGTTCACCCCGGCAGGATTGATCGGCAGAAACTCATAACTTTTGGTCACCGCAGCGATGATATAGTAATGGGAGTTTGTGGCCAGAAGCAGCATCGTTGCAATCATAGCCAGGAAACTTCCCGTCATCGGACTTTGCATACCGTTGATCGGATCGACAACATTCCCAGTCATAAACCCGAGTTGAAAATCAATCAGCTGCCCAGCTCCCTGCATGACCATGGAAAGCAAGTTGATAATGAATCCTATCGTAAGGCCCAGAAGCGTCTCCTTCACCAGTATCCCAATCAAAGGGAGCAATTCATTCGGTATGACAGGGTTTTGGGCTTGAATCAGTGGGTATACTACAACGGACAGTCCTGCGGCGAGACCAAGTCTTATCATCGCCGGAACGCCTTTTGCGCCGAACACCGGAGCAAGCATGACCATTCCTGCCCAGCGGGAAAAGATAAGCATGAATAAAGTAAGATTCCACTGTAAGTAATCAGACAGGTTCAAATTGCTTCCTCCATTGGGCTGCTTTTAATACCGGGCATATGTGGCAATCTCAGTAAAGAGCGTTGCCGTGTAAGTGGTCATGACATTTAGCATCCAGGGGCCCAAGATAAGCAGAATCACGGCAACTCCCAATAATTTTGGAATAAAGGAAAGCGTTTGCTCCTGTATTTGCGTCATGGCCTGAAAAATACTCACAATAAGACCGATAAGCAGGCTTACCGCCAGGACCGGTCCGCCAACAATGACTGCTATCGCTATTGCTTCTTTGGCCATAGCAAGAATTTGATTTTCAGACATTCCGTTCACCTCTGGCAAATTTCTTGGAAATCCATTTAACTGAAACTTGAAACCAGAGACTTCACCACCAATGACCATCCGTCAACCAGAACAAACAGTAATATCTTGAACGGCAGGGAAATCATCATCGGAGGCAGCATCATCATCCCCATCGACATCAGCGTACTCGATACAACCATATCGATAATAATAAAAGGAATAAAAATCGCAAAACCCATCTGGAAAGCCGTCTTTAATTCACTAATGACAAAAGCCGGGATTAAAACATACGTCGGGATATCCCCATACGTTTTGGGCTGCTCAATTTTTGCCATATTCACAAACAACGCCAGATCTTTTTCCCTGGTTTGTTTAAACATAAACGTTCGCAACGGCTGTTGGGCTTTGTCCAGGGCTTCCTCCTTCGTTATCTGGCTTTGCAGGTAAGGCTGAAGCGCATTGGTATTGATTTCATTGAACGTTGGCATCATGACAAAAAAAGTAAGAAATAAGGAAAGTCCGATAATGACTTGGGTAGGGGGCAGCGTTTGTGTTCCCAGCGCATTACGGACAAAAGATAAAACGACAACAATCCGGGTGAAAGAAGTCATTAATACCAGAATAGCCGGTGCAAAGGAAAGGACAGTAACAAGTAAAAGGATCTGAACCGCTGAGCCAGTCTGCCCTACATCAAGTGTTATGTTCATTTTTTCTCCTCCTTGAGATAGTACTCAAGTTCAGCAGAGAACGATTCATTCTTTTGCTTCCTTCTTAACCTCTTCCAGATGCCGGACATCCATCTGTCCATCTTTTCCTGCGGTTGTCGGGCAATTTCTTCAAGAATTTCAGCAGCAACATCAAGATCGTCAATCTCGGCCACCTTTGTGATATGATGATCCGTCCCGCCAAGCACCTGAATCTTACCGGCAATTTCGACCAAATACAGGGTCTGTTGGCCGTTTAAGATCTGCCGGTCAAGGACTCTTACCCACGGAGATTGAATATTGCGCACCGAAAAGCGGTTCAGACGTTTCATCAGCCATAAGGCTACGGCGAGAATAATCAGAAAGACGACAATCATCCCGATCAGACCGGCCCAGGAAAAAGGTCCCGTTGCGGTTGTCGCTGATGCCGCAGCTTCTGAAGCACCCGGATAAGGCTGATTTTCATATCCGTTCATGGCTATTTCAGCGCCTTGGCGATCGCTTCAAGTACTCTTTCCGCTTGGAAGGGTTTGACAATAAAATCTTTTGCTCCGGACTGGATAGCTTCAATAACCATGGCCTGCTGACCCATTGCACTACACATGATGACTTTGGCCTGCGGATCCTTGGTTCTGATCTCTTTCACAGCCTGAAGCCCATCCATTTCGGGCATTGTAATGTCCATAACTGTGATATCCGGTTTCAATTCCATGTATTTGTCGACACCAACCATCCCGTTTTCTGCCTCACCGACAACCTGATAGCCATTATTGGCCAGGATATCTTTGAGCATCATTCTCATAAATGCAGCGTCATCAACAAGCAAAACTGTTTTACCCACTACTCTTCCTCCTTGATCTAGTTTAATGTGTCGATTCTTTCATTTGGATTCACAATTTCTGTGATACGGATTCCAAAGGTCTCGTTGATTACGACAACCTCGCACTTGGCGATAAGTTTGCCGTTAACAATCATATCGACCGGCTCGCCTGCCAGGCGGTCAAGTTCAACGACGGATCCGGGACCCAAATCCAGGATTTCCTTGATCGTTTTTATTGCTTTACCGAGCTCAACATTGACCTGGAGCGGAACATCATAAATCAGTCCCAGATTACTTGGCAGACCTGCGAGCCCCCCCGAAGAAAGCGGTGCAAACTGCGCCGGCTGCACAAAGGTCGGTTGAACCCTCTGGGAAGGGAAATCCACAGGCGGCTGCCATATTGTCTCCATCGGCGAAGGTGGCGGAGCCTGCGACTTCGGTATCTGCGGCTCAGGCTGTACAGACATGGCTGGTGCAGTGTATTGGGGCTCCGGCACTGTCTCCTGTACCGGCGAGGTATACATCTGTCCCAGAAGCCTGTCGGCCATGCCTTTGGCAACTTCAAACGGGAGCACCTGAATCAGAACGCTGTCAATGATTCCTTCTATGATCATTCTAAAAGAAACTCTGATCAATGGTTCATCGGCATTCAGATTCTTGCTTAACTCATAAACCTCATTCTCCTCCTCCGCTACGATGACGCGGGGAGGCGTGATGTCCACAACCGAATTGAACATCGTAGACATGGATGTGGCTGCCGATCCCATCATTTGATTCATGGCCTCTGAGATACCGCTTAACTGGATATCGGATAGTTCATTTGTCGGACTCTTGCCCGTCCCCCCCATCATCAGATCCACAATAATGGAACCGTCTTCGCGGGAAAGAACCAGCATATTGGATCCCTCAATCCCTTTTTTATATTTGACATCAATGAGAACATGCGGCACAGGATAATCTTCAAATATTTTCTGCGCTGTGGTCAGCTCAACTTTTGGAGCAGTTATCTCTACGCGCTTTCCGACAAGTTGAGATAAAGTTGTTGCCGCTGTCCCCATCGATATATTCGCAATTTCCCCCATGGCGTCTTTTTCCATATCGGTAAGCTGAATAGTCTGGCTGCTACCTGAAACAGGCTCGTCGGCCTCCTGGGAATTGATATCCATCGAGCCGGACAGCAAGGCATCTATCTCCTCCTGCGAAAGCATTCCGTTACCCATCCTCATTCCCCCCTTTTTTAATGACATCAGTAATCTGCACTGCCATTCTGTTTCCGAATAAACCAGGCATCCCTCTGAATTTGATGTATTCTCCGACGTAGACAGCGAGAGGATCCTTGATGCCCTGATTCAGAGGGATCACGTCCCCCCGTTCCAGGTTGATCAGATCCTGTATGGTAATCTGGGCTTTGCCGATAATGGCTTTCATCGGTACTCTGGCCCATTCAATCTTTTGCCGGATCAACTCTCTTTCCTCAGGGGATATGACCTTCCCTCCCGAAGAAAACAGCAGCAGATTATTTAATTTTTCTAAAATTGGTTTCATAACAATATAAGGAAGACAAACATTGATCATCCCAGACTGCTCTTCAATCTTCACCTCCATGGTCACAACAACCACCATTTCGTTTGAAGCAACAATCTGGGTAAACTGGGAATTTGTCTCCACATTAATTAGCTGAGGATTACCTTCAAAAATTTCAGCCCAGGCTTCCCCCATTAACTGAACAATCTTACTGAGCCGGCTGACAATAATCTTACGTTCGATTTCCGTCAAATCACGGTTTTTGGCCGGTTCCATCCCATGTCCGCCGAGCAGTCTGTCCACCAGAATGAAGGCCAGTGAAGGACTGAGCTCGAGCAGACCGTTTCCTTCCAGCGGCGGCATGCTGAAAATTCCAAGGATTGTCGGATAGGGCAGAGAACGGATAAATTCATCATAAGTTACCTGCTCGGTAGACAGCACTTTGGCATCTACGGCAGTGTGCATGTTCCCAGCCAGAAAAGTCGCCAGTGAGCGGCAAAAATTTTCATGGATATTCAGCAAGGAGTTCAACTGTCCTTTGGAAAACTTGTTGGGCCTTTTAAAATCATAAACTTTAATTTTATGAGGGCTGGACATTTTTATGGTTTCTTCATCAACTGAGCCGTCTGATAATGCATTTAGCAAAGCATCGATTTCCGCCTGGGATAATACTTCACCCATCCAATCCCTCCTCCTTTTAAACCATTTGAGATTTGTTAATCATAAATGAAATTTTTGAACAATACTTCTTTGACCTGGTCACCGCAGACATTATTCAGCTCGGTCAGCAGCTCCTCTTTGAGTTTTTCACGTCCTTCATTTGTCCGAATATCGTCAATTCCTTTCGAACCAATCACGGAAATGATACGGTCTCTCAAGAATATCTCTTTTGCAGTAATCTTCTCTTGAGATTTCTTGTTCACGCCTTCCAGCACAATATTCGTCTTTACCATTCCACCTCCGTCGAGGTTGATCATGAATTCGTCTTTCATTTCAATCAGCGGTCCGACTTCCTCCGTAACTTTTTCGACCTGTGCGGTGCCAGAACTGGAACCCGGGAAGATTTTATCTTTAGCAATCGTGCCGCCTACGCCAAGTCCTGCTCCGATAACAATAAAGATAAGGGGTACAATAATTCTTTTAATTTTCATTACTACGGGTTCCTCCTCTGAATTCTGGATGGCAGCGTCTTCGAAATTCTGCAATCCTTTCGATGAGCTCATCAATGGATTCTTTGACGACGTATTTCTTTTCAGTGGTCAGTGTAATGACCGTGTCGGGAGTAGCCTCCGCCGTCTCAATCAAGTCGGGGTTTATTGTAAATTCTTTGTTGTTCAGTCTTGTCAAATAAATCACATCAATCCTCCTGTCATTTCCAGCCTCTGAGGTTCTGGGCAATTTCATCAATCTCAGATTGTTCTTTTTTTAATTTTATCATATAAAAAAGTCTTATTTTTTTTTCTTTAAGCCTTTTGTATTTTTCTGTTTTAATTCGGCATTCCAGCAGCTTTTCCCTTTGTTTTTCGACCCGAATATTTTGTTCTTCGACTTCTTTTTCTCGCTTCAGCAAAATATTCTTTTGATCATAACAGTATCTTTGCCAGAGGTTCAGTGTCTGCGGCTCTTCAAGACAAGCTATTTTTTGTTTCTCGAAGGCCTTGTTCAAAAGCTGCGTTTGGAGATCCCTTTGTTCAGTCAAGTTGTGCAGCGTTCTGAGCTCCTGCGCCAGTAACCCCTGCTCGATGTCCATCTCCTGCTCGGCAAGCCGCAGAGAAGCCTCCAAACGGAATTTGAAAGGCATCACTTATCGCCCTCTTCAAAAACATTTTTCATGAAGCTCAGCATTTCGGCAAAACAGCATTTTTCATCCGTATTCTGACAGACGAAAGCGCATATTTTTTCATGATACTTGATAGCCTGGTCAATCCGACTGCTGCTTCCCGCCACATAGGCACCGATGTCAATCAAGTCCTTGGCTTCGTGGTAGACTGCGAGATGCTCCCGGATTTTCCCGGCGAGTTCCCTGACCTGCGGATCCGCAACATCGCTCATTAAGCGGCTGATGGATTGCAGGATGTCGATGGACGGATAATGGTTTTTCGACGCCAGTTCCCTGGTCAGAACAATATGGCCGTCCAGTATTCCCCTTACAGCATCCGCAATCGGTTCATTATGGTCATCACCGTCAACAAGGACGGTATAGATCCCTGTAATACTGCCTTTTTCGGATAGACCAACCCTTTCCAACAGTTTTGGCAGCATGGCAAATACCGACGGAGGATATCCCCTGGTTGCCGGAGGTTCTCCGACTGTTAAGCCTATCTCCCGCTGGGCCATCGCGAAACGGGTCACGGAGTCCATCATGAACAGCACATTTTTACCTTTGTCGCGGAAATATTCGGCGACCGCAGTTGCCGTGAAGGCGGCTTTCATTCTGACGAGAGCAGGTTGGTCGGATGTCGCGACAACGATCACAGACCGGGATAGACCCTCTTCTCCAAGGTCTTTCTCCATAAAATCCCGTAATTCCCGTCCGCGTTCCCCAACGAGCGCAATCACGTTCACATTGGCTTCCGAATTCCGGGCCATCATCCCCAAAAGGGTGCTTTTACCGACACCTGATCCGGCAAATATCCCCATTCTCTGGCCTCTGCCCATTGTCAGCAGCCCGTCGATGCCTCTAACCCCAACGTTAAGAGGCTCACGAATACGCGGTCTGAACAGCGCACTGGGTGGCTTATTATGAAGCGGGTACGATTGATCCGTATTCAAAGGTCTGCCATCAAGCGGCTGACCAAGTCCGTCAAGGATTCTGCCCAGCAATTCAGGCCCGACTTTGACATTCAGCGTTTCATCCTGGGGGATCACCTTATCGCCCGGGGCTACACCTTCCAACTCCCCGAGAGGCATAAGCAGTGTTTTTGTTCCTCTGAAGCCAGCGACCTCAGCAGGGATCGCTTTGGAGTTCGAAGCCATAATATGGCAGTATTTTCCGACGCTGGCCCTCGGGCCATCCGCTTCAACCAAAAGGCCGCTGATTCTAGAGACTAATCCCCGGGCCGAAATAGGCTCGTATTGTTCAATTTTCTGGGCAAGCGCCTTCCAGTCGGCCATACTTCAACTCCTCCTTGAGGTATTTCTCTATCTTTTCCAGCTGCAGTTCGATCCGGGCATCAAATATTCCCTCGGAACATTCTAAAAATGCATCTCCGGCCTTGAGCGTTTCATCGACAATGACCGGATAACCAGGTTTGTACTCAGCCGGGAGATCTTTATACCAATCCCAATCTTTACTGGACAGGTGAATTTTTATGCTCTGTTTGTCACTGGGCAGCAGGGTAAGATTCTTGATGATGCCCAAAAGAATTTCAGGATCGATGTCCAATGAGGTATGAATAATTCTGCTGCAAATCTTCAGGCAAAGGTCTGCCAGTTCCCTATCTGCTTTATTGAATTCATCCGCCAGGATCTTTTGGGCCATCTCCAGATAGTTTCTGGCCTGCTGGGTAATCACGTCGGCCTGAGACTGAGCTTCTTCAAGCCCCTTATTATAACCTTCCGTGAAAGCGACAGGTGCAATCTCGCTTTTGACTTTTTCCTGATACTCGACGGTTAAGGCTTCGCTTTCCTTCCGAGCATTTTCAATGATTTCAGCTGATGTTTTTTGGGCTTCGGCAATCAGCTCATCGGCTTCAGCCCTAGCTTTAGCCAGGATATCGGAAACCTCCGGTCCCCAGTCTTCCTCTGCAACCGAAGCCGTTTCAGTCACACACTGCTCCATGACCGTACGGTCCTCAGTAACGGACAGCACGGCCAAGGCAGACGAAGTATCGTAAACATTCGTCCTATTTCTGTATTTTTCCGGATCCGGTGACTCCAGAATACGCGGAGAAGTAATTTCAATGACTTTGCTCTTCAGAACTGAGGTTTTAGTAGATAATTTCATCTGCACCACCTCTGGAGATCACAATTGCTCCAGCTTCTTCCAGCTTACGAATTACTTTGACAATCTTCTGCTGGGCCTCTTCAACTTCACGCAGCCGAACGGGGCCCATAAACTGCATATCTTCCTTCAGCATACCGGCAGATCTGCTGGACATATTCGTGAGAATCTTCTGCGTGACATCTTCGTTGGAACCTTTCAGGGCCAAGGCAAGGTCCTTGGTTTCAACTTCACGCAGCACCAGCTGAACAGAACGATCGTCAAGCAGGATGACATCATCAAATACAAACATCTGCCGCTTAATCTGTTCGGCGAGATCCGGATCATCCATTTCCAGAACATCCATGACGGTTTTTAACGTACCAGGATCTGCCCTGTTAAGCATATCAACGACAGACTGCATCCCGCCTGAAGATGTATAATCGGTCGGGGCAAGATTGGAGATTTTGTTTTCAAGGACCTTCTCAATTTCTTTCAGCACTTCCGGGCTTGTTCTTCCCATCAGGGCAATCCTTTTTGTGACTTCAGCCTGCAGATCCTGAGGCAGACTCGCTAAAATCGTAGCCGCTTTGTCCGGCGGAAGGTGAGTCATAATTAAAGAAATTGTTTGCGGATGCTCGCCTTGGATAAAAGAAAACAGCTGTTTGGGATCCGTGCGGCGGACAATGTCAAACGGACGCATCTTCAAAGAAGAGGACAAGCGTCCAATAATATCAAACGCTCTTTGCTGTCCCAAAGCCCTTTCTAATACATCCCTGGCATATTCAATGCCGCCTTGTGCAATGTAATTGCTGGCCAGACACATTTTATGAAATTCATCAATAACCGAGTCTCTCTGTTCCTCAGACACCTTGCGCATATTGGACATTTCCAGCGTAAGTTGTTCGATCTCCGGCTCCGAAAGAAATTTAATGATCTCCGAAGATCTTTCCGGACCCAAGGTAATCAGTAGTACTGCTGCTTTTTGTAATCCCGTAAAAATCCCGCTGCTCATCCTTATTGCTCCTCAGTCAGCCAAGTTTTGACTAATCTTGCCACTTCATCCGGATTTTCCACCGTATATTTTTCGACTTCTTGACGGATCTTCTCTTTTTCGATTTCTTCCGTAGTTTTGGCTTTCTTCCGTGCAAGTTTCAAGTCGGCTTGACGTTCGGCCTCAATCTGCGACGCCAGGATCTGCTCAGCTTCCTGCAGCGTGACAAATCTCGATCCATCCGCC comes from the Dehalobacter sp. genome and includes:
- the flhA gene encoding flagellar biosynthesis protein FlhA, which encodes MATTTRAGGLARNTDIIAAIGIVGIIVVMVLGVPAGWLDFLITLNITGSVLILLLTVFTKDPLEFSVLPSLLLTMTLFRLALNLSTTKLILLEAEAGQVIQQFGEFVIQGNPIVGFIVFCILVVVQFLVITKGAERVSEVGARFTLDAMPGKQMSIDADLNAGIITDQEARTRRHNIQQEADFYGAMDGASKFVKGDAIAAIIILLINIIGGFIIGMVTKGMAVTDALYTYTLLTIGDGLVTQIPALLISTATGLVVTRAASDSNLGQDLAKQLFRTPKALYITSGVLIALAIFGMPRVPMLMFAAATAGMGYYLQRSTAQAAKIESAAAVKNDMDETKKPENVMNMLGMDHMELEIGYALISLVDAGQGGDLLDRIILIRKQLAGELGFIVPVIRVRDNMNLQPNQYTIKLKGAEVASGELMTDHYLAFSGGIEDDSIQGVPTKEPAFGLDAKWISASVREQAELSGYTVVDAPTVLATHLTEILKTHAHEIISRQDVKKLMDHAKEQSPAVVEELIPDLLSLGQVQKVLSNLLRERVSVRDLVTILETLADSAPLTKDIDRLTEHVRQGLARQIVQPFLNPQKKLPVLTLEPRIEQMILDNLRPSDYGSYVNIDPNVLQKLLKKIGAQVEKIMLQGHNPVMLCAPVVRISLKRMTERQLPHLVILSYNELVQ
- the flhB gene encoding flagellar biosynthesis protein FlhB, with translation MECIAEKRFPATPKKKQDARKKGQILKSQELTSAVMLLAIIGLLKIWLPYVFQRLANIFTYTASLSVDWNIQSLWKVVIDVSWQCLLILAPVFAAALVIAFAVNFLQTGPVFITEPMIPKFSRMSPVEGVKRMFGLKALVNLVKSLFKVLVIGYFLIDVIRKNIDVFSALQGAEVGQSLIFLSGLLFEMAWKIALAFLVIAFADFLYQWWDYEKNLRMSQEEIKEEYKQTEGDPLIKSQIKKRQRMMAMRRMMEDLKQADVVITNPTHYAVALKYDTAKYPAPYVVAKGQNEIALRIREVAKENKIVIMENKPLARSLYSQVELGQVVPGELYKAVAEVLAFVFRLNKKRRSYSA
- the fliR gene encoding flagellar biosynthetic protein FliR, with the protein product MNLSDYLQWNLTLFMLIFSRWAGMVMLAPVFGAKGVPAMIRLGLAAGLSVVVYPLIQAQNPVIPNELLPLIGILVKETLLGLTIGFIINLLSMVMQGAGQLIDFQLGFMTGNVVDPINGMQSPMTGSFLAMIATMLLLATNSHYYIIAAVTKSYEFLPINPAGVNYGAEFFIEITGKVLSLSLQIAMPVFGAILLADVGVGLLAKIVPQLNMFSVIFPVKIIFGLAMLYLMIAFFGDTVSRVFDITMQWIFELFRGWSV
- the fliQ gene encoding flagellar biosynthesis protein FliQ, producing MSENQILAMAKEAIAIAVIVGGPVLAVSLLIGLIVSIFQAMTQIQEQTLSFIPKLLGVAVILLILGPWMLNVMTTYTATLFTEIATYARY
- the fliP gene encoding flagellar type III secretion system pore protein FliP (The bacterial flagellar biogenesis protein FliP forms a type III secretion system (T3SS)-type pore required for flagellar assembly.), which translates into the protein MNITLDVGQTGSAVQILLLVTVLSFAPAILVLMTSFTRIVVVLSFVRNALGTQTLPPTQVIIGLSLFLTFFVMMPTFNEINTNALQPYLQSQITKEEALDKAQQPLRTFMFKQTREKDLALFVNMAKIEQPKTYGDIPTYVLIPAFVISELKTAFQMGFAIFIPFIIIDMVVSSTLMSMGMMMLPPMMISLPFKILLFVLVDGWSLVVKSLVSSFS
- a CDS encoding flagellar biosynthetic protein FliO, translated to MNGYENQPYPGASEAAASATTATGPFSWAGLIGMIVVFLIILAVALWLMKRLNRFSVRNIQSPWVRVLDRQILNGQQTLYLVEIAGKIQVLGGTDHHITKVAEIDDLDVAAEILEEIARQPQEKMDRWMSGIWKRLRRKQKNESFSAELEYYLKEEKK
- a CDS encoding response regulator; translation: MGKTVLLVDDAAFMRMMLKDILANNGYQVVGEAENGMVGVDKYMELKPDITVMDITMPEMDGLQAVKEIRTKDPQAKVIMCSAMGQQAMVIEAIQSGAKDFIVKPFQAERVLEAIAKALK
- the fliY gene encoding flagellar motor switch phosphatase FliY, whose translation is MGNGMLSQEEIDALLSGSMDINSQEADEPVSGSSQTIQLTDMEKDAMGEIANISMGTAATTLSQLVGKRVEITAPKVELTTAQKIFEDYPVPHVLIDVKYKKGIEGSNMLVLSREDGSIIVDLMMGGTGKSPTNELSDIQLSGISEAMNQMMGSAATSMSTMFNSVVDITPPRVIVAEEENEVYELSKNLNADEPLIRVSFRMIIEGIIDSVLIQVLPFEVAKGMADRLLGQMYTSPVQETVPEPQYTAPAMSVQPEPQIPKSQAPPPSPMETIWQPPVDFPSQRVQPTFVQPAQFAPLSSGGLAGLPSNLGLIYDVPLQVNVELGKAIKTIKEILDLGPGSVVELDRLAGEPVDMIVNGKLIAKCEVVVINETFGIRITEIVNPNERIDTLN